In one Paracoccus everestensis genomic region, the following are encoded:
- a CDS encoding vitamin B12-dependent ribonucleotide reductase has translation MKIERRFTTPAGGAYGDIVFATTTSEIRNPDGTIVFHNDQVQVPKGWSQVASDVIAQKYFRKAGIPARLKRVKEKGVPEFLWRSVADEEALATLPADQRHGGETSARQVFDRLAGAWAYWGWKGGYFTTEEDARAYHDEMRFMLARQMAAPNSPQWFNTGLHWAYGIDGPSQGHFYVDYKTGKLVKSDSAYEHPQPHACFIQSVSDDLVNEGGIMDLWVREARLFKYGSGTGTNFSSLRGEGERLSGGGKSSGLMGFLKIGDRAAGAIKSGGTTRRAAKMVICDMDHPDIEAFINWKVIEEQKVASLVAGSKAHEARLNDIFAAIREGDGETDPAQNDALKSAIRAAKRAMIPETYINRVLQYARQGFDSIEFPTYDTDWDSEAYVSVSGQNSNNSVRVTDAFLQAVRDDAPWELLRRTDGKVAKTISARELWDQVGHAAWACADPGIQFHDTVNAWHTCPEDGPIRGSNPCSEYMFLDDTACNLASMNLLTFFADGRFDADAYVHATRLWTVTLEISVLMAQFPSKEIAQRSYDFRTLGLGYANIGGLLMNMGLGYDSDGGRALCGALTAVMTGVAYATSAQMAAELGAFPGYAKNAGHMLRVIRNHRAAAHGTGAYQAVNVAPVDLDADNCPDARLVAIAREAWDEALAFGEDHGYRNAQTTVIAPTGTIGLVMDCDTTGIEPDFALVKFKKLAGGGYFKIINQSVPAALTKLGYAPAQVEEIVAYAVGHASLGNAPFINHTALTGHGFGQAEIGKIEASLATAFDIRFVFNQWTLGEDFCKGTLGIPADKLADPTFDLLRHLGFTKAQIDAANDHVCGTMTLEGAPHLRAEHLPVFDCANACGKTGKRYLSVESHIRMMAAAQSFISGAISKTINMPNTATIADALAAYELSWSLGIKANALYRDGSKLSQPLAAALVEDDEEAEEILTNGSAQEKAAVIAEKIVERIIVKEAVRSHREKLPQRRKGYTQKAVVGGHKVYLRTGEYDDGGLGEIFIDMHKEGAGFRAMMNNFAIAVSVGLQYGVPLEEFVDAFTFTRFEPAGMVQGNDSIKNATSILDYVFRELAVSYLDRTDLAHVKPEGARFDDMGGGEREGLNMAPVSEQSELKSLTMLKQISSAGYLRKRLPQDLMVLQAGVSATAILSAEPAAMDLRMKAKMQGYEGDPCGECGNYTLVRNGTCMKCNTCGGTSGCS, from the coding sequence ATGAAGATCGAACGGCGTTTCACCACCCCTGCTGGGGGCGCCTATGGCGACATCGTCTTTGCGACGACCACCAGCGAAATCCGCAACCCCGACGGCACCATCGTCTTTCATAATGACCAGGTCCAGGTCCCCAAGGGATGGAGCCAGGTCGCCAGCGACGTGATCGCCCAGAAGTACTTCCGCAAGGCAGGCATCCCGGCGCGGCTGAAGCGCGTCAAGGAAAAGGGCGTGCCCGAATTCCTGTGGCGCAGCGTGGCCGATGAGGAAGCCTTGGCAACCCTGCCCGCCGACCAGCGTCACGGCGGCGAGACAAGCGCGCGGCAGGTCTTTGACCGGTTGGCGGGCGCTTGGGCCTATTGGGGCTGGAAGGGCGGCTATTTCACCACCGAGGAAGACGCCCGCGCCTATCACGACGAGATGCGCTTCATGCTGGCCCGGCAGATGGCCGCGCCGAACAGCCCGCAATGGTTCAACACCGGGCTGCACTGGGCTTACGGCATCGACGGCCCGAGCCAAGGGCATTTCTATGTCGATTACAAGACCGGCAAGCTGGTCAAATCCGACAGCGCCTATGAACATCCCCAGCCGCACGCCTGCTTCATCCAGTCGGTCAGCGACGACCTGGTGAACGAAGGCGGCATCATGGACCTGTGGGTCCGCGAGGCGCGGCTGTTTAAATACGGATCGGGCACCGGCACCAACTTTTCCTCCCTGCGCGGCGAAGGGGAACGGCTGTCGGGTGGCGGCAAGTCATCGGGCCTGATGGGCTTCCTCAAGATCGGCGACCGGGCGGCGGGTGCGATCAAGTCGGGCGGCACCACGCGCCGCGCGGCCAAGATGGTGATCTGCGACATGGATCACCCCGATATCGAGGCCTTCATCAACTGGAAGGTCATCGAGGAACAGAAGGTCGCATCCCTGGTCGCCGGGTCCAAGGCGCACGAGGCGCGGCTGAACGACATCTTCGCCGCCATCCGCGAAGGCGACGGCGAAACCGACCCTGCACAGAACGACGCCCTGAAATCCGCGATCCGTGCCGCCAAGCGCGCGATGATCCCGGAAACCTATATCAACCGCGTCCTGCAATACGCGCGCCAAGGCTTCGACAGCATCGAATTCCCGACCTATGACACGGATTGGGATTCCGAGGCCTATGTCAGCGTCTCGGGCCAGAACTCGAACAACTCGGTCCGGGTGACGGATGCCTTCCTGCAAGCGGTGCGCGACGACGCGCCTTGGGAATTGCTGCGGCGCACTGACGGCAAGGTCGCCAAGACCATCAGCGCGCGGGAACTGTGGGACCAGGTGGGCCACGCAGCCTGGGCCTGCGCCGATCCCGGCATCCAGTTCCATGACACGGTGAACGCCTGGCACACCTGCCCCGAGGACGGGCCGATCCGTGGATCCAACCCGTGCAGCGAATACATGTTCCTGGACGACACGGCCTGCAACCTGGCCTCGATGAACCTGCTGACCTTCTTCGCGGACGGCCGGTTTGACGCCGATGCCTATGTCCACGCCACGCGTCTGTGGACCGTCACGCTGGAGATCAGCGTGCTGATGGCGCAGTTCCCCAGCAAGGAAATCGCGCAGCGCAGCTATGATTTCCGCACGCTGGGCTTGGGTTACGCCAATATCGGCGGCCTGTTGATGAACATGGGCTTGGGATATGACAGCGACGGAGGCCGCGCGCTGTGTGGTGCGCTGACCGCCGTCATGACCGGCGTCGCCTATGCGACAAGCGCGCAGATGGCCGCCGAACTGGGCGCCTTCCCCGGTTATGCGAAGAACGCGGGCCATATGTTGCGGGTGATCCGCAACCATCGCGCCGCAGCCCATGGCACCGGCGCCTATCAGGCGGTGAACGTGGCTCCGGTGGACCTGGATGCCGACAACTGTCCCGACGCGCGCCTTGTCGCCATCGCGCGCGAGGCCTGGGACGAGGCCCTGGCCTTCGGCGAGGATCACGGATATCGGAATGCCCAGACCACGGTGATCGCGCCCACCGGCACCATCGGCCTGGTCATGGACTGCGACACCACGGGGATCGAGCCTGACTTTGCCCTGGTCAAGTTCAAGAAGCTGGCAGGCGGCGGTTACTTCAAGATCATCAACCAGTCGGTCCCGGCGGCCCTGACCAAGCTTGGCTATGCCCCCGCGCAGGTCGAGGAGATCGTGGCCTACGCCGTGGGCCATGCCTCCTTGGGCAACGCGCCCTTCATCAACCACACCGCGCTGACAGGCCATGGCTTTGGCCAGGCCGAGATCGGGAAAATTGAGGCATCGCTGGCCACCGCCTTCGACATCCGCTTCGTCTTCAACCAGTGGACCCTGGGCGAGGATTTCTGCAAGGGCACGCTGGGCATTCCAGCGGACAAGCTGGCCGACCCGACCTTCGACCTGCTGCGCCACCTGGGGTTCACCAAGGCCCAGATCGACGCCGCCAACGACCATGTCTGCGGCACGATGACGCTGGAAGGCGCGCCGCATCTGCGGGCGGAACACCTGCCGGTCTTCGATTGCGCCAATGCCTGCGGCAAGACCGGCAAGCGTTACCTGTCGGTGGAAAGCCATATCCGCATGATGGCTGCAGCGCAGTCCTTCATCTCGGGCGCGATTTCCAAGACGATCAACATGCCCAACACCGCAACCATCGCCGATGCGCTTGCGGCATACGAGCTGTCCTGGTCGCTGGGCATCAAGGCCAATGCGCTGTATCGCGACGGCTCCAAGCTGTCCCAGCCCCTCGCCGCCGCCTTGGTCGAGGATGACGAGGAAGCCGAGGAGATCCTGACGAACGGCAGCGCGCAGGAAAAGGCGGCCGTCATCGCCGAAAAGATCGTCGAGCGGATCATCGTCAAGGAAGCCGTGCGCAGCCACCGCGAGAAACTGCCGCAGCGCCGCAAGGGCTATACCCAAAAGGCCGTCGTGGGCGGGCACAAGGTCTATCTGCGGACCGGCGAATATGATGACGGCGGCTTGGGCGAAATCTTCATCGACATGCACAAGGAAGGCGCGGGCTTCCGGGCGATGATGAACAACTTTGCCATCGCGGTGTCCGTGGGCCTGCAATATGGCGTGCCGCTCGAGGAGTTCGTGGACGCCTTCACCTTCACCCGCTTCGAGCCCGCGGGCATGGTGCAGGGCAACGACAGCATCAAGAACGCGACCTCGATCCTGGATTATGTCTTCCGCGAACTGGCGGTGTCCTATCTGGATCGCACCGACCTGGCCCATGTAAAGCCGGAAGGCGCCCGCTTCGACGACATGGGCGGCGGCGAGCGCGAAGGGCTGAACATGGCCCCGGTCAGCGAGCAGTCGGAACTGAAATCCCTGACCATGCTGAAGCAGATCAGCAGCGCAGGATACCTGCGCAAGCGTTTGCCCCAGGATCTGATGGTGTTGCAGGCGGGGGTGTCGGCGACGGCGATCCTGTCGGCCGAACCCGCGGCCATGGACCTGCGCATGAAGGCCAAGATGCAGGGGTACGAGGGCGATCCGTGCGGGGAATGCGGGAACTATACCCTGGTGCGCAACGGAACCTGCATGAAGTGCAATACGTGCGGCGGGACGAGCGGGTGTAGTTGA
- a CDS encoding 5-formyltetrahydrofolate cyclo-ligase — MDKSALRARALAARAAGGDGDALTRHLIAALAPHGGKILSGYWPMRGEPDPRPAMAAHDGPVCLPVVPGKAVPLVFRRWQGEPLVPGPFGTSHPPDSQPVLSPTVLIVPLAGFDRRGNRIGYGGGYYDRTLQMLRESGQVTAIGMAFAVQELPDIPADPFDQPLDLVVTDRGHILPQP, encoded by the coding sequence ATGGACAAATCCGCCTTGCGCGCCCGCGCCTTGGCCGCCCGCGCAGCGGGCGGCGATGGGGACGCGCTGACCCGGCACCTGATCGCTGCCCTTGCCCCGCACGGGGGCAAGATCCTTTCCGGATACTGGCCGATGCGGGGTGAACCAGACCCCCGCCCCGCCATGGCGGCCCATGACGGCCCCGTCTGCCTGCCGGTCGTGCCCGGCAAGGCCGTGCCGCTGGTCTTTCGCCGCTGGCAGGGCGAGCCGCTGGTGCCCGGCCCCTTTGGCACCTCTCATCCCCCTGATTCGCAGCCCGTTCTGTCGCCCACGGTGTTGATCGTGCCGCTTGCGGGGTTCGACCGGCGGGGAAACCGCATTGGCTATGGCGGGGGCTATTACGACCGGACCCTGCAAATGCTGCGGGAATCGGGACAAGTCACCGCGATCGGCATGGCGTTTGCCGTCCAGGAACTGCCCGATATCCCGGCCGATCCCTTTGACCAGCCCCTGGATCTGGTCGTCACCGACAGGGGGCACATTCTTCCACAGCCATGA
- the mgtE gene encoding magnesium transporter — translation MTDQTPIPDDQFSDGDEFMPGRDLLDRIDAAIGAGDAGLLNTLLEPMHGADIADIIERLTPAERRAFLTLYSGEIDGEILSEIDEAIRDEVIEQLPPEVIADAVREMDSDDVVDLIEDMDEPERQEILAALDATDRAAVQQSLAYPEYSAGRLMQSEVVTAPEHWTVGEAVAFLQSEDWLPEQFYHIVLVDPRRHPLGYVTLGRLLASSHATLLRDITEDSFRTIGAFAEEADVAYVFNQYHLISAPVVDRDDRLVGIITIDDAMAVLDEEHEEDILRLAGVGDESSLTDSVMQTARRRVPWLATNILTAVAAASVIGLFENSIAQLVALAVLMPIVASMGGNAGTQTLTVAVRGLATKDLTKDNSVRVIRREAVVGLLNGAIFGLAIGSVTYFWFGSFGLGAVIGLAMIINLTIAAVAGILVPLTLERLGADPALASPTFVTTVTDVVGFFAFLGLATVMLL, via the coding sequence ATGACCGACCAGACGCCCATCCCCGACGATCAGTTCTCCGACGGCGACGAATTCATGCCGGGCCGCGACTTGCTGGACCGGATCGACGCGGCCATCGGGGCGGGCGACGCGGGCCTGCTGAACACATTGCTGGAACCGATGCACGGCGCCGACATCGCCGACATCATCGAACGCCTGACCCCGGCCGAGCGCCGTGCCTTCCTGACCCTGTATTCAGGCGAGATCGACGGCGAAATCCTGTCCGAGATCGACGAGGCGATCCGCGACGAGGTGATCGAGCAACTGCCGCCCGAGGTCATCGCCGATGCCGTCCGCGAGATGGACAGCGACGATGTCGTCGACCTGATCGAGGACATGGACGAACCAGAGCGGCAGGAAATCCTGGCGGCCCTGGACGCGACCGACCGGGCGGCGGTCCAGCAGTCGCTGGCCTATCCTGAATATTCCGCCGGCCGCCTGATGCAATCCGAGGTCGTGACCGCGCCCGAACACTGGACCGTGGGCGAGGCCGTGGCCTTTCTGCAATCCGAGGATTGGCTGCCCGAGCAGTTCTATCACATCGTGCTGGTCGATCCGCGCCGTCACCCGCTGGGCTATGTCACGCTGGGGCGGTTGCTGGCATCCAGCCACGCGACCCTTTTGCGCGACATCACCGAAGACAGCTTCCGCACCATCGGCGCCTTTGCCGAGGAAGCGGACGTGGCCTATGTCTTCAACCAGTATCACCTGATTTCCGCCCCCGTGGTGGACCGCGACGACCGGCTGGTGGGCATCATCACCATCGACGACGCCATGGCCGTCCTGGACGAGGAACACGAGGAAGACATCCTGCGCCTGGCCGGGGTGGGCGACGAATCAAGCCTGACCGACAGCGTGATGCAGACCGCCCGGCGGCGGGTGCCCTGGCTTGCCACCAACATCCTGACGGCGGTGGCCGCGGCATCCGTGATCGGGCTGTTCGAGAATTCCATCGCGCAACTGGTCGCGCTTGCCGTGCTGATGCCCATCGTGGCCTCCATGGGCGGCAATGCGGGAACGCAGACGCTGACGGTCGCGGTGCGCGGCCTGGCGACAAAGGATCTGACCAAGGACAACTCGGTCCGGGTCATCCGGCGGGAAGCGGTGGTGGGCCTGCTGAACGGCGCGATCTTCGGGCTGGCCATCGGGTCCGTCACCTATTTCTGGTTCGGCAGCTTTGGCCTGGGCGCGGTGATCGGGCTGGCGATGATCATCAACCTGACGATTGCCGCCGTGGCCGGGATCCTCGTGCCGCTGACGCTGGAAAGGCTGGGCGCGGATCCGGCGCTTGCCTCTCCCACCTTTGTGACCACGGTGACGGATGTGGTGGGCTTCTTCGCCTTTCTGGGCCTTGCAACGGTGATGCTGCTGTGA
- a CDS encoding inositol monophosphatase family protein: protein MQDAQHIIDTAHRMADAARTAILPFFRTNLAADNKWQTGFDPVTEADRAAERAMRGVLARLRPDDAILGEEFGTTPGTSGLTWILDPIDGTRAFLCGAASWGVLIGVWDGRDIIYGLVDQPYIRERFEGGLGQSRLISDAGERPLAVRRVELAGATLLTTYPEVGTPDEAAAFRRVAGQVRLTRYGLDCYAYALLALGQVDLVIEAGLQSYDIAGPLAVVQAAGGIVTDWQGGPAHHGGQVIAAASPALHREALLLLNGGGA, encoded by the coding sequence ATGCAGGACGCGCAGCACATCATCGACACGGCGCACCGGATGGCCGATGCCGCCCGCACGGCCATCCTGCCGTTCTTTCGCACCAACCTGGCCGCTGACAACAAATGGCAGACCGGCTTTGATCCCGTGACCGAGGCCGACCGCGCTGCCGAACGCGCCATGCGGGGCGTGCTGGCCCGGCTGCGGCCCGACGACGCCATCCTGGGCGAGGAATTTGGCACGACCCCGGGGACCAGCGGCCTCACCTGGATCCTGGATCCCATCGACGGCACCCGCGCCTTTCTGTGCGGTGCGGCCAGTTGGGGGGTGCTGATCGGGGTTTGGGACGGGCGGGACATCATCTATGGCCTAGTCGACCAGCCCTATATCCGCGAACGGTTCGAGGGCGGATTGGGCCAGTCCCGTCTGATCAGCGATGCCGGGGAACGCCCCCTTGCGGTGCGCAGGGTCGAACTGGCCGGGGCGACGCTGCTGACCACCTATCCTGAGGTCGGGACGCCAGACGAAGCCGCAGCCTTTCGCCGCGTAGCGGGGCAGGTGCGGCTGACGCGATACGGGCTGGACTGCTATGCCTATGCCCTGCTGGCCCTGGGCCAGGTGGACCTGGTGATCGAGGCCGGACTGCAATCCTATGACATCGCCGGGCCGCTGGCAGTGGTCCAGGCCGCGGGCGGCATTGTCACCGACTGGCAGGGCGGACCGGCGCATCACGGGGGACAGGTGATCGCCGCCGCCTCGCCTGCCCTGCACCGCGAGGCGCTTCTTTTGCTGAACGGGGGTGGCGCATGA
- a CDS encoding helix-turn-helix domain-containing protein, which produces MKHGVDVHVGKRIRHRRWMIGMTQQQLADKVGIKFQQIQKYETGMNRVSASRLWDIARAVDVPVSFFFEGLHEGDMPDGVAGDILADKEALQLVRAYYTMPVAQRRQIFELARVLSDAA; this is translated from the coding sequence ATGAAACACGGTGTTGATGTTCATGTTGGCAAGCGGATTCGCCATCGTCGCTGGATGATCGGGATGACGCAACAGCAGCTGGCCGACAAGGTCGGGATCAAGTTCCAGCAAATCCAGAAATACGAAACCGGCATGAACCGCGTGTCGGCGTCGCGCCTTTGGGACATCGCGCGCGCGGTGGATGTGCCGGTCAGCTTCTTCTTCGAAGGGCTGCACGAAGGCGACATGCCCGACGGAGTCGCGGGCGACATCCTGGCCGATAAGGAGGCGCTGCAACTGGTGCGCGCCTATTACACGATGCCGGTCGCGCAGCGCCGCCAGATTTTCGAACTGGCCCGCGTCCTGTCGGACGCTGCCTGA
- a CDS encoding NADPH:quinone oxidoreductase family protein, whose amino-acid sequence MSDGPGMIRVALVEQLGGEPALRLRSAPQAGAGQVLVRLRAAALNFADLLKAQGEYQERQDPPFVPGLEGAGEVMEAPGDSGLRPGDRVAVLAPGTLAEQVAVPLGACIPIPAAMSFEQAAGFQIAYGTSHLALAGRATLQPGEVLAVLGAAGGVGLTAVQIGRAMGARVIGVARGQDRLDVVRGAGANTVIDSADCPDLKASLRDLGGADVVYDAVGDSAGEAAFRAMNPGGRFLAIGFAGGRPPVLPLNHALVKNIAIHGFYWGGYAKLDPQAVSDSMKALFGMFGDSLLSPVLGDVMPLDRIADAFDLLRSRKSVGKIVVTL is encoded by the coding sequence ATGTCCGATGGTCCGGGGATGATTCGGGTCGCCCTGGTCGAACAACTAGGGGGTGAACCGGCGCTCAGGCTGCGGTCCGCGCCTCAGGCGGGGGCGGGGCAGGTGCTGGTGCGCCTGCGGGCGGCGGCGCTGAACTTTGCCGACCTGCTGAAGGCGCAGGGCGAATACCAGGAACGCCAGGATCCGCCCTTCGTCCCCGGCCTCGAAGGCGCGGGCGAGGTGATGGAAGCGCCCGGCGACAGTGGCTTGCGCCCGGGCGATCGGGTGGCCGTCCTGGCGCCGGGAACGCTGGCCGAACAGGTGGCGGTTCCCCTCGGCGCCTGCATCCCGATCCCCGCGGCCATGAGCTTTGAACAGGCCGCCGGGTTCCAGATCGCCTATGGCACCAGCCACCTGGCGCTTGCCGGTCGCGCGACGCTTCAGCCGGGCGAGGTTCTGGCCGTGCTGGGTGCGGCCGGCGGCGTGGGTTTGACGGCAGTCCAGATCGGGCGCGCCATGGGCGCCCGCGTGATTGGCGTGGCGCGCGGGCAGGACCGGCTGGACGTGGTGCGCGGGGCGGGGGCCAATACCGTCATCGACAGCGCCGACTGTCCCGATCTGAAAGCATCGCTGCGGGATCTGGGCGGGGCCGATGTGGTTTATGACGCCGTGGGCGACAGCGCCGGAGAGGCGGCGTTCCGCGCGATGAACCCCGGCGGGCGTTTCCTGGCCATCGGTTTCGCGGGGGGCAGGCCGCCGGTGCTGCCGCTGAACCATGCCCTGGTCAAGAACATCGCCATCCACGGGTTCTATTGGGGCGGCTATGCGAAACTGGACCCCCAGGCCGTGTCGGACAGCATGAAGGCCCTGTTCGGGATGTTCGGCGACAGCCTGCTGTCCCCCGTGCTGGGCGATGTGATGCCCCTAGACCGCATTGCGGATGCCTTTGACCTGCTGCGCAGCCGCAAGTCGGTCGGCAAGATCGTCGTCACCTTGTAA
- a CDS encoding Bax inhibitor-1/YccA family protein: protein MADYNTYRTTQSVGARQAVVDEGLRAYMNKVYGLMAVGMGVTAVAAYGVSTAAVDASGQLTQLGYAIYASPLKWVIMFAPLLMVFAFGAALNRLSTQAATVMFYAFAALMGLSISSIFLVYTDMSIVQTFVVTAIAFAGLSLWGYTTKKNLSGWGTFLIMGVIGLIVASIVNIFLQSSAMQFAISVLGVLIFAGLTAYDTQRIKNTYLELAGSDRDFIGKTAIMGALSLYLNFLNLFMFLLQFMGNRE from the coding sequence ATGGCAGATTACAACACGTACCGCACCACGCAGAGCGTCGGCGCCCGCCAAGCGGTCGTTGACGAAGGGCTGCGGGCCTACATGAACAAGGTTTATGGGCTGATGGCGGTCGGCATGGGTGTAACCGCCGTCGCGGCCTATGGCGTCAGCACCGCTGCCGTCGATGCGTCGGGCCAACTGACGCAGCTTGGCTATGCGATCTATGCCTCGCCCCTGAAGTGGGTGATCATGTTCGCGCCGCTGCTGATGGTCTTCGCCTTCGGAGCGGCGTTGAACCGGCTGTCCACGCAGGCCGCGACCGTCATGTTCTATGCCTTTGCGGCGCTGATGGGCCTGTCGATCAGCTCGATCTTCCTGGTCTATACCGACATGTCGATCGTGCAGACCTTTGTGGTGACGGCCATTGCCTTTGCGGGCCTGTCGCTGTGGGGCTATACCACGAAAAAGAACCTGTCGGGCTGGGGCACCTTCCTGATCATGGGCGTGATCGGCCTGATCGTGGCGTCGATCGTGAACATCTTCCTGCAATCCTCGGCGATGCAGTTCGCGATCTCGGTCCTGGGCGTGCTGATCTTTGCGGGTCTGACCGCCTATGACACGCAGCGCATCAAGAACACCTATCTGGAACTGGCTGGTTCGGACCGGGACTTCATCGGCAAGACCGCCATCATGGGCGCGCTGAGCCTGTATCTGAACTTCCTGAACCTGTTCATGTTCCTGCTGCAGTTCATGGGCAATCGCGAGTGA
- a CDS encoding solute carrier family 23 protein, giving the protein MGYFPTWRPATGATVLPDEKLPWAAAVPMSVQHLLAMSGSTILAPLIMGFDPNVAVFFSGIGTLLFFFITGGRVPSYLGSSFAFIAVVMAATGFAGGGTNPNIGVALGGIIAAGLVYAVIGLIVMAAGTGWVERLMPPAVTGAIGVSIGLNLAPVAVGQLKGSMAHLGIALATVLCMAMVSAYGTRTTRRIAVLIALAFGYGLVLVVGNGAGIVPGIDFARVGQVPWFGMPNFTAPQFDWTAISMIAPVAVVLVAENLGHIKALGAITGQNMDRYIGRGFLGDGLATMIAGAGGGTGVTTYAENIGVMAMTRVYSTLIFPIAAVAAIILGLSPKFGAILQTIPAPVLAGLAVSVFGLIASAMARIWVDNRVDFSDPRNLFTVGVALILGAGDFTVTIGGFALGGIGTSTLAALVIYQLLGIGRDRRAA; this is encoded by the coding sequence ATGGGCTATTTTCCAACCTGGCGCCCAGCCACAGGCGCGACGGTTCTTCCCGACGAAAAGCTGCCATGGGCCGCAGCCGTCCCGATGAGCGTGCAGCATCTGCTGGCCATGTCGGGATCGACGATCCTGGCGCCGCTGATCATGGGATTCGATCCGAACGTGGCCGTGTTCTTTTCCGGCATCGGCACGCTGCTGTTCTTTTTCATCACAGGGGGGCGGGTGCCCAGTTACCTGGGATCGTCCTTCGCCTTCATCGCCGTGGTCATGGCCGCGACGGGCTTTGCGGGCGGCGGGACAAACCCGAACATCGGCGTGGCCCTGGGCGGGATCATCGCGGCAGGGCTGGTCTATGCGGTGATCGGCCTGATCGTGATGGCGGCAGGCACCGGATGGGTGGAACGGCTGATGCCGCCCGCCGTTACCGGGGCGATCGGGGTGTCCATCGGGCTGAACCTGGCGCCCGTTGCCGTAGGGCAGTTGAAGGGCAGCATGGCGCATCTGGGCATCGCGCTTGCCACCGTGCTGTGCATGGCGATGGTGTCGGCCTATGGCACGCGCACGACGCGACGGATCGCGGTGCTGATCGCGCTGGCCTTTGGATATGGGCTGGTGCTGGTCGTGGGCAACGGCGCGGGCATCGTGCCGGGCATCGACTTTGCGCGGGTGGGACAGGTGCCCTGGTTCGGGATGCCCAATTTCACCGCGCCGCAGTTCGACTGGACCGCGATCAGCATGATCGCCCCCGTGGCAGTTGTCCTGGTGGCCGAGAACCTGGGCCATATCAAGGCGCTTGGCGCGATCACCGGGCAGAACATGGACCGTTACATCGGGCGCGGCTTCTTGGGCGACGGGCTTGCCACGATGATCGCCGGGGCAGGGGGCGGGACCGGGGTCACGACCTATGCCGAAAACATCGGCGTGATGGCGATGACCCGCGTTTATTCGACGCTGATCTTTCCAATAGCGGCCGTGGCCGCGATCATCCTGGGCCTGTCGCCCAAGTTCGGCGCGATCCTGCAGACCATCCCCGCGCCGGTGCTGGCGGGGCTGGCCGTGTCGGTGTTTGGCCTGATTGCCAGCGCCATGGCGCGCATCTGGGTCGATAACCGGGTGGATTTCTCGGACCCGCGCAACCTGTTCACGGTGGGCGTGGCGCTGATCCTGGGGGCGGGGGATTTCACCGTCACCATCGGCGGCTTTGCCCTGGGCGGCATCGGCACGTCGACGCTGGCCGCCCTGGTGATCTATCAGCTTCTGGGCATCGGCCGCGACCGGCGCGCGGCCTGA